TCACGACAAGCGCTTTCCGGCCAGCGACTTGGCCGAGGTGTGACGGGTCCGCGCACCTCGGACGACCGGCCCGCCGCCCGATGGCCAAGGGCCGGGACCGGTTAGCCTGGAGCGTCCAGAGTCGGCTGTCGAACGCGAAGTCGGCCGACGCACGCACAGTTCTCAGTGAGGGGCGCCAGGATCCCGTGCGCATCGCCAGATTCTCCATCGACGGGAACGTCGCCTTCGGCGCGGTCGAGGGCGACAGGCCGGACGAGCTCGTCCTCGACATCATCAAGGGCATCCCGTTCGCGGACTTCCAGCTCTCCGGTACGAAGGTCCCGCTGAGCAAGGTCAGGCTGCTGCCCCCGGTGCTCCCCAACAAGATCGTGGCCTTCGGCCGCAACTACGCAGAGCACGCACGCGAGTTGGGCAACGAGGTTCCGGACGCGCCGTTCGCCTTCTTCAAGCCCTCCACCTCGGTGATCGGCTCCGGCGACGACATCCAGTACCCCGCCTTCTCCGCGGACGTCCATCATGAGGCCGAACTGGCCGTCGTCATCGGCCGTATGTGCCGCGAGGTGCCGCGCGAGCGCGTCAAGGACGTCATCTTCGGCTACACCTGCGCCAACGACGTCACCGCCCGTGACGTCCAGAAGCGCGAGAAGCAGTGGGCGAGGGCGAAGGGCTTCGACACCGCCTGCCCGCTGGGCCCCTGGGTGGAGACAGGGCTGGACGTCGAGACGGCCTCCGACCTGACGATCCAGCTCACCGTCAACGGTGAGCAGCGCCAACTCGGCCGCACCAGCGAGATGATCCACTCCATCGAGGATCTGATCGTCAACATCACCGAGGCCATGACGCTGCTCCCCGGCGACGTGATCCTCACGGGCACCCCGGCAGGCGTCGGGCCGCTCACCGTCGGCGACGAGGTCGCCGTCACCATCGAAGGCATCGGCACTCTCACCAACAAGGTTGTCAAGCGTGGCTAGCGCACCCGTACGCGTCCGTTTCTGCCCCTCGCCGACCGGTAACCCGCACGTGGGCCTGGTCCGCACCGCCCTGTTCAACTGGGCGTTCGCCCGGCACCACCAGGGCACGCTCGTCTTCCGTATCGAGGACACCGACGCGGCCCGCGACTCCGAGGAGTCGTACGAGCAGCTCCTGGACTCGATGCGCTGGCTGGGCTTCGACTGGGACGAGGGCCCCGAGGTCGGAGGCCCGCACGCGCCGTACCGCCAGTCCCAGCGGATGGACCTCTACAAGGAGGTCGCGCAGAAGCTCCAGGACGCCGGCCGCGCCTACCACTGCTACTGCTCCACCGAGGAACTGGACGCCCGCCGCGACGCCGCCCGCGCCGCAGGCAAGCCGTCCGGCTACGACGGCCACTGCCGCGACCTGACCGAGGCGCAGACCGAGGAGTACAAGGCCGAGGGCCGTACGCCGATCGTCCGCTTCCGCATGCCCGACGAGACGATCACCTTCACGGACCTGGTCCGCGGCGAGCTGACCTTCACCGCGGAGAACGTGCCGGACTACGGGATCGTACGAGCCAACGGGGCGCCCCTGTACACGCTCGTGAACCCGGTCGACGACGCGCTGATGGAGATCACGCACGTCCTGCGCGGCGAGGACCTGCTCTCCTCTACCCCCCGCCAGATCGCCCTGTACAAGGCGCTGATCGAGCTGGGCGTAGCCAAGTCGGTACCCGCGTTCGGGCATCTGCCCTACGTCATGGGCGAGGGCAACAAGAAGCTCTCCAAGCGTGACCCGGAGTCCTCGCTCAACCTCTACCGTGAGCGCGGCTTCCTCCCCGAGGGTCTGCTCAACTACCTCTCCTTGCTCGGCTGGTCGCTCTCGGCCGACCAGGACATCTTCACGATGGACGAGATGGTCGCGGCCTTCGAGATCGCCGACGTGAACCCCAACCCGGCACGCTTCGACCTGAAGAAGTGCGAGGCGATCAACGCCGACCACATCCGTCTCCTGGACGTGAAGGACTTCACGGAGCGCTGCGCCCCCTGGCTGCGGGCCCCGTTCGCCCCGTGGGCGCCGGAGCGCTTCGACGAGTCGAAGTGGCAGGCGATCGCCCCGCACGCCCAGACCCGTCTCAAGGTCCTGTCGGAGATCACGGACAGCGTCGACTTCCTCTTCCTCGACCGGCCGGTCTCCGACGAGGCGTCCTGGGCGAAGGCGATGAAGGAGGGCTCCGACGCCCTGCTCCGCACGGCCCGCGAGAAGCTGGAGGCGGCCGACTGGACCTCCGCGGAGTCCCTGAAGGAGGCCGTCCTGGCCGCCGGTGAGATCCACGGCCTCAAGCTGGGCAAGGCCCAGGCGCCGGTCCGCGTCGCCGTCACCGGCCGCACGGTCGGCCTGCCCCTCTTCGAGTCCCTCGAGATCCTGGGCAAGGAGACGACGCTGGCCCGGATCGACGCGGCGCTGGAGAAGCTGGCCGGGTAGGGCACACGCGCGTGAGGGGCGGCACCGGATCACCGGGGCCGCCCCTCCGGCGTTCCCGGGGTTCCCCGTGCTGACAACGACCGACCGGCAGACGCGGCCCCGGCCCCGGAGCTACCGTCGGATCATGAGCATTCGGGCCGTGGTGTGGGACGTCGACGACACGCTCTTCGACTACTCGGGGGCCGACCGCATCGGCATGCGCCTGCACCTGACGGCCGAGGGACTGCTGGCGGCGTACGACACCGTCGAGCAGGCCATCGTGCGCTGGCGCGCGATCACCGACGCCCAGTGGGCGCGGTTCTCGGCGGGGGAGGTCGACTTCCAGGGGCAGCGGCGGGACCGCGTGCGGGTGTTCCTCGGCCAGGAGCTGACCGATGCGGAGGCGGACGCCTGGTTCCAGCGGTACATCGCGCACTACGAGACCGCCTGGGCCCTCTTCCCGGACGTCCTGCCCGTCCTCGACACCCTCGCCACGAGCCACCGGCACGCGGTGCTGTCCAACTCCAGCATCCGCGTCCAGGACCACAAGCTGCGCGTTCTCGGCGTCCACGACCGCTTCGAGGTCATCCTGTGCGCCGCCGAACTGGGCGTCTCCAAGCCCGAGGCCGGCGCCTTCCTCGCGGCCTGCGACGCCCTGGAGCTGGCCCCGCAGGAGGTGGCGTACGTCGGCGACCACCCGGAGATCGACGGGCGGGGTGCCGCCGAGGCCGGGCTGCTGTCCGTCTGGATCGACCGGTACGGCGGTGTGCACACGGAAGCCACCACGCCCACCGGCCCGAAGCGGATCGCCTCGCTGGCCGAACTCCCCGCGATCCTCGGCGCGGATACCCGTTTTGGAGCCCCGTCCACCTTCGGGTAATGTTCTTCCTGCGCCGCCGGGGAGCGGGCCGAAAGGCCGGAAACCGGAGGAGCACACTAGAACAAGATCCCTTCAGGGGCTTGAGTTCCAGTGGCCTATGGTGTAATTGGCAGCACGACGGTTTCTGGTTCCGTTAGTCTTGGTTCGAGTCCAGGTAGGCCAGCTCGCAGAGCTCATCTGCAAAAGCGGAGACCAGCTCCGCGAAGCCCCCGTTGTGTAGCGGCCTAGCACGCTGCCCTCTCACGGCAGTAGCGCCGGTTCGAATCCGGTCGGGGGTACAGATCCTTCCCGGAGGGTCAGTCAGGGTCGCACCCGCTGACCCTCATGCAGGATCGCTAGGGCCCCCGTTGTGTAGCGGCCTAGCACGCTGCCCTCTCACGGCAGTAGCGCCGGTTCGAATCCGGTCGGGGGTACGCATTTCGTTCAATCGCATTGGTCTATGGTGTAATTGGCAACACTACGGTTTCTGGTACCGTCATTCTTGGTTCGAGTCCAGGTAGACCAGCTTGGACCTGCGGAAACGCAGGATCGCTAGGGCCCCCGTTGTGTAGCGGCCTAGCACGCCGCCCTCTCAAGGCGGTAGCGCCGGTTCGAATCCGGTCGGGGGTACGTCGAGGAAGGCCCTCCACTTCGGTGGGGGGCCTTCTGCGTTCCCGCCGTCCTACCCGAAGCCGTACCGTCGCGTCGACTCCTCCTCCTGGGCCGGCCGGTGCATCAACTCGGCGTACGGCGTGAGCTGTTCGGCCCCCCTCAGTCGCAGCCGAGCCGGCGGAACGCGGCTACCGCCACCACCAGCGAACGGTACGCGGGGGAGATGGTCGTGAGCCGCTTGGTGTTCTCCCAGCCGAGGCGGTCCAGGAGAGCGGCGACCTCCTGGTGCGCGGCCCGTACGTGCTCGTCGTCCTCGCCGGGCTCCGGTACCTGGGGCAGCGCGGCGGGGCCGGTCGGCGAAGGAGCGGTTCGCCTACAAGTCCGACAGCGCGGCGAAGTAGGGGGCCGCGCACCGGCCGTGACGGCGGATGCCGTGCGCGCCTGGGTGGGGCGTCGTCCTGCCGGTCCCGGGCCTGCCGCGGCGTTGAGGCCGGTCCGGTTCCGAGGGGGACGCGCTCGCTCAGCCCGTGCGG
This is a stretch of genomic DNA from Streptomyces sp. NBC_00285. It encodes these proteins:
- the gltX gene encoding glutamate--tRNA ligase → MSSVASAPVRVRFCPSPTGNPHVGLVRTALFNWAFARHHQGTLVFRIEDTDAARDSEESYEQLLDSMRWLGFDWDEGPEVGGPHAPYRQSQRMDLYKEVAQKLQDAGRAYHCYCSTEELDARRDAARAAGKPSGYDGHCRDLTEAQTEEYKAEGRTPIVRFRMPDETITFTDLVRGELTFTAENVPDYGIVRANGAPLYTLVNPVDDALMEITHVLRGEDLLSSTPRQIALYKALIELGVAKSVPAFGHLPYVMGEGNKKLSKRDPESSLNLYRERGFLPEGLLNYLSLLGWSLSADQDIFTMDEMVAAFEIADVNPNPARFDLKKCEAINADHIRLLDVKDFTERCAPWLRAPFAPWAPERFDESKWQAIAPHAQTRLKVLSEITDSVDFLFLDRPVSDEASWAKAMKEGSDALLRTAREKLEAADWTSAESLKEAVLAAGEIHGLKLGKAQAPVRVAVTGRTVGLPLFESLEILGKETTLARIDAALEKLAG
- a CDS encoding fumarylacetoacetate hydrolase family protein, translated to MRIARFSIDGNVAFGAVEGDRPDELVLDIIKGIPFADFQLSGTKVPLSKVRLLPPVLPNKIVAFGRNYAEHARELGNEVPDAPFAFFKPSTSVIGSGDDIQYPAFSADVHHEAELAVVIGRMCREVPRERVKDVIFGYTCANDVTARDVQKREKQWARAKGFDTACPLGPWVETGLDVETASDLTIQLTVNGEQRQLGRTSEMIHSIEDLIVNITEAMTLLPGDVILTGTPAGVGPLTVGDEVAVTIEGIGTLTNKVVKRG
- a CDS encoding HAD family hydrolase — protein: MSIRAVVWDVDDTLFDYSGADRIGMRLHLTAEGLLAAYDTVEQAIVRWRAITDAQWARFSAGEVDFQGQRRDRVRVFLGQELTDAEADAWFQRYIAHYETAWALFPDVLPVLDTLATSHRHAVLSNSSIRVQDHKLRVLGVHDRFEVILCAAELGVSKPEAGAFLAACDALELAPQEVAYVGDHPEIDGRGAAEAGLLSVWIDRYGGVHTEATTPTGPKRIASLAELPAILGADTRFGAPSTFG